Proteins from a genomic interval of Ficedula albicollis isolate OC2 chromosome 9, FicAlb1.5, whole genome shotgun sequence:
- the PTTG1IP gene encoding pituitary tumor-transforming gene 1 protein-interacting protein, with product PLALALLPAAVTAQDVAADCHQYTNRSCEECLKNVTCLWCASSRGCMEYPVRRILPPADLCELRSARWGVCWVNFEALIIAMSVVGGTILIMLGVCCCCCCCKKKSKKPDKDDERAARERERRRVRQEERRAEMKSRHDEIRRKYGLFKEENPYAKFEN from the exons cccctcgcccTGGCGCTGCTGCCCGCCGCTGTCACCGCGCAGGACGTGGCCGCAG atTGTCACCAGTATACCAACAGGAGCTGTGAGGAGTGCCTGAAAAATGTCACT TGCCTGTggtgtgccagcagcagggggtGCATGGAATACCCCGTCCGGAGAATCCTCCCCCCGGCCGACCTGTGCGAGCTGCGCTCTGCGCGCTGGGGCGTCTGCTGGG TGAACTTTGAAGCCCTGATCATTGCAATGTCTGTGGTGGGAGGAACGATTCTGATCATGCTGGgggtctgctgctgctgctgctgttgtaagaaaaagagcaaaaa GCCAGACAAGGATGAtgagagagcagccagggagcgGGAGAGGAGGCGGGTGCGGCAGGAGGAGAG gagagcagagatgaAATCACGGCATGATGAAATCCGAAGAAAATACG GCCTGTTCAAGGAAGAGAACCCTTATGCAAAATTTGAGAATTAG